The nucleotide window tttaaactcttaccttatttggaatatgatttctttttttttaaatttcttttatttagaatatttatccattgttacatgatgtatgattccttcccccttccctcccccgtcctggagctgacaagcagttccacatgtatcattgttcaaaacctatttccatgttattcatatttacagtagagtgatcttttaacatatgattttttaaaaactcttacctaaatttgctttaatttttaactAAGAGATTATAGATTCTTTATAGATAGTTTCAAAAGGCCTATtacattttgtcttttattaGAATAAAGCTGTATGTCTACCAGTTGTGATTctagaaactaaaagaaaaaccAGAAGCTCTGAGTTGTTAATGCTCTGTTTGTTTTTCAGGGATTAGTGCACTAACCTTTGCCCTTCTGATGTCAGCAAGGATGGGCATCTTCCAAGAGACACTCTATAAGCAATTTGGGAAACACTCCAAGGAGGCTTTGTTTTATAATGTAAGCAACTGCGGGTCTTGTTGGGAGAGACTTAAGTGACTGAGTAATGCCTCTCAGGAAGAGACATGTTTACTATCTCAGATGAAATGAAAACTTCCTTTCACTGTAGCTGATGGATCAGATCTGTTTGTTAAGTTCGTAAAGCATAGGAGGACCCCATAGAATGGAATCTGTTTCTAATAATGTAAAGTTTGTATCACCAGATAAGGAAGTCTGCGTGACCTGCCAGGGCATTGTGTTGATGTTCATTACAGTGCCTGCTCACCACAGTCTGTCAGTtagtaaacatgtattaaaacACTGCTAACCTTCCTCACTGAAAAAGAGATTTTTCAGTGCAGGTGAAATTAAGTTAAAGTGAATGTTAAGAACAAACTTAAAAGGGTAAAGAATTCAGATAGTAACACAGAGAATGGTGTGCAAGTAGGGCAAGAGGCAGTTTGGAATGGCTCCTCCAAAGCGTAGAGccattcctccccttcccaaggcTTTACCTAGCAGACGTTCTGACGTTAGCATCCTGGCCTGACATCATAGACAACCAGCTGGAGAGaagctttgttatttttttgtttatttgtttgtttgttttatatttttatttttattttggatattttcccatagttatatgtttcatgttatttccctctccccaacccccccaaccccccttagctgacacacaattccactgggttttacatgtattggaGAGAAGCTTTGGAATGATATTGGGCTGTATGCTGGGATCCGGAAGAACAAGGCAGCTCTTGGCTTCTCTAgattttcctttttgcctttaggattcctcctccctccttcttcccaggTTTGTCCTTGGATCCCCACCTTCCTGCAACCTGACTGTATTTGGCCTTCATAATTATAGAGTTCAGattcaaaaaaaaagtaaaaccaatACAGTTATCAAGGGGAGGTGTCTGATTGattatatgcatgcatacatgtaagtttgtatttgtctttgtctatgtaaatacatgcatatatgtatatttttttgtatatttacaCACTCTCAGAGGCAGTATAGTATAGTTCTGAATGCCctcaaagtcaagaagatctgggttaaaGTGTCACCTTTGACACACACtggcttaacttttttttttttttttttttttaacccttgtactttggtgtattgtctcataggtggaagattggtaagggtgggcaatgggggtcaagtgacttgcccagggtcacacagctgggaagtggctgaggccaggtttgaacctaggacctcctgtctctaggcctgactctcactccactgagctacccagctgccccctggcttaACTTTTTAATGCTATAGACAACTCCTTAGGGCTGCAAATTACATAGAAAGTCCCACCTATATGactagagggagttttctcacctgaaagtactctatataaataaaatcacaggtccaatccctCACCCTGTGATCCCCTAACCTTCATGTTAATCATGTCTTTCTTGTCTGTGATGTCTGTTTTGTTTTAAGACCAAGGACCGGGTCATTTGGATTATATAAAGTGTCTAGAAGTGTCTTATAGACATTAGATAATTaataagtttattgattaatCTTTGCTTTCCTTACTGAAATTCTGTTACCTCTGGGTTGGTCTTGCATAAACAACAAACAGTTCATAAGATATGTGGAGAATTCATAGAAACATTTTGGTAATTGTCTTGCTGCATTGCATTTgaattctctttctgtttcttcccaTAGCATGCACTGCCACTCCCTGGCTTCATCTTTCTGGCTTCTGATATTTATGATCATGCACTTCTTTTCAATAAATCTGGTGAGTTTAGAATTGgaatatttttattacaataaAGAGATGACTGGCATTTCCCAAGGCAGGGTCCAGGTTTGCtcctaatcatttttttaatggtATAAGTCAATCTCTTTACTAGTTTCTTATAATAGTGGTGAGTATTTTGGAGATGAAGCAAAATactaaaattataatgaccagaAATATAAATTCTACATCCTTTctgtgtaatttaaaaaaaacaaattagtaaCTTTTCTAAACATACCTTTCACAAAACAAAGTAGTAACAGACTCCTGATGcaactgttttgcttttttgttgttgttgttttttaaataacccctacctttcaccttagaatcaatactaggcattggttccaaggcagaagagtggtaagggctaagcaatgggggttaagtggcttgcccagggtcacacacctaggaaatgtctgaagccagatttgaacctaggacctcccatctctagacctgactctcaatccactgagccacccagctgcccctccaagtGTTGTGTTTTTAACAATACAACTCAAGTTAAGGTTGGTGTGGCCTGGGCTTTAGAAGCACAATTTTATGTAAAACATTGCCTCAGAAGCTTAGGTTGCCTGATGCATTCCCAGTGCATGATCAGTTATAGGGTAAAGAAGCAAGGAAATGGGtgtaaagcagtgatgggcaaactgtggccccctgaaatgttctatctggctgcttgacattattcctaatctgatgaatacaatgagtaggatacaatacaatgaaactttgaaagagttgccttaaaaacagattaacagatgagtatttcctttcctttggccccctccttaaaaagtttgcctatcactggtgtaaaggacagtgtagagttgaactggGTTCATACAGGGGGTAAAGATAGAAGATAGGAGAGTACAGAATGGTCTGGGACTATCCAGAAGGGAGGTAGCATTGGAGGCCCtggtgaagaggaagaaaaagttaaatattatAAAGCAGAAGGAAAGATGGGATAATAACAGTCTATTATTAGATAAAAGAGTTTTGGAATTCATGAGAAAGGAAGTGGAATACTTATGGACATGCAGGGAGGTGGAATAGTGGAGTCTTTCATGGAAATTGAGTAGACTGAAGACTGAAAATGTAGATTATTGAGGGAGTATCAGTATCTGTAGTAAAGATCCCTAATAAGAGATCAGGagttggggaaggagagaaactaGGAATCAGGCACTGGAATTCAGACTTGATAAGGAAGAGAATGTCATGGACTGATAGATAATGGCCACCAGGGATCTGGCTTGGGTGATAAATTTAAAAAGCGCGAACCTCAAAGCAGGGGAAATTAATGAGTGTGGTAGGGGTAGAAATGGCACCAGGTAAAGGAACAAGTAGTATTACAGCTGTTAGCAGGATATTCCACTTGGAGGGCTTGAGTGAAAAAGTAAACAGTACTGGAAAGGGTGGTTAGTCACTGAGGTCACTGCAACAGGGCCAGATTTCAGAAAGGaccagaagatggaaggaaaaggttttagATGGAGGCAGGTTTGTTAGCTATGCATCAAACActctcaaaaacaaaaatggagagGGTGGTGAGATGtgtaggggaaactgaggaacatGGAGTTGAGCAGTGGTGTAGGCAGCTGgggttaggaaatgggggtctCTCAGTTTTCGGGGATTCAGAGTACTGCAGTGAGAGAAGCGGGTGTGCTAATCATCAAAGAGTAATGAGGCAAGGGAAGCAGGTGATTAGATGGGTCCTGGCCTTGCAATCCAGCCTCATTGCAGGTGGTAATGCTGTGCCCTATGAGGCCATAGAAAGCAGAAGATTGGTCCGGTCCAGAGATGGTCTCTGGGATGTTGGAGTGCCCTGATCCCATCCACAACGGACAACCCCTCTCCACACTCCCTTTGCCACCTCCTCCATGATAGCCATTGGGGAGAAGATGTTCTATGGCCGCCTGTTGTGTTGTCAAGCAGTACCCCCTGCCCATTCCCAGCCGTCTCTACCTCACATCCCACCTACACACCAGAGGGGGACACGAATACACCTTCCCCACCACAACTGCTTCCCAGAACTCAGGCTGTCTTACAGCCATTCATGTTCTTCCTGATGACTCAAAACTGCTCTTGAAATTTCAGTCATTCCCTTTTTAAGAACCTACACCAGTGACTAGAGGTGGCAAGGTGGATTTCCCCACATAGCTGTGAGGCACCCCAGTGCAGTGCTGAATCTGGAATTAGGGAGATTCAAGTCCAAATttggctgtgtaaccttgggcaaatcactgctTTATCTccatttgcctccgtttcctcacctGTATAATGGGCATACTATTAGGACCtccctcatagggttgttgtgaagatcagatgagataatagttgtaaatcgcttagcccagtgtctggcacaaaatcGATGCTATCTAAGGTTCTAGTTCCTGCCTTTCCCTGTTCATCTCCCAACCCTGCAAGAtccatcttccctttcttcctgggGAGGGTCAAGCCTGGATTCCTCCCATGCTCTAGTGAGAGAACACAGAGCCTATACAAGGCTCACTCCTTGTTTAAAGACTTGGGCAACTGTCCACTGATGTGTCTCCTGCTGGGCTGGAAGTTCTCCTTGGCAAAGGCTTGTCTCGGGACTGGACTCTGCCCTTCTTTctgctctccctcccctctcactTTCATTCAGAAGTCAAAGCAGTGCAGAGAGCTGCCCCAGTCATTTCTCTGCCCCTTTCTAGAGGCCTGAATGGAAAGGTCTGCCAATAGTTTCAGGCTTCACTACTGAGAAAATTGGTTAATATCTCCAGGCCTCTGTTTCCCTAACTCTGAAATGACTAGAGGAGGTGATTTCTATGGTTCCTTCCACCCCTAAATCTTATGCTATTTTACTGCAGTCCAGATAGAAACCTTCCTGTTTTCTATACTGAAGCCTCATCTTATTTACTTGATGCTTCTCATCTCAGGTGACTCTAGATCCTAGGTCTTGTCTTTGTGGTGGAATCAGTCTGACATATATTGGACAGGAATGGAGCAATGAGACCATGGGTCTGCCCTCAGCCTCAGttcatttatttgtaaaatgaaaacaatactaTTTGTATAGTAGGACAAACACCGAAGTGTGGTTTGGAGACTTGAAAGATGTAATAATGTATTAAATCACTTTATGGACTACcaaattttgtttaaatatttatagtttaatacTGAAGGCATTTCAGATCTGCCCTTCCAAGCTTGTGGCCACCAAGGCTGAGAGAGCATTGCCTGCACCTACACTAGGTGACCTAGCCCTACATCAGGGACTTTGACCCAGGTGGGTCCAATACAGTTGTACCCTGGGGAATTGAATCCCCAGGTCTGACTGACAGGTAgctatttctctgttttcttttgtctaCCCACAAAGTCTCCTTTTCTATCCTGAACCTTGGTGAGCCTAATTCAGAGACCAAATCAAAATTATAGTTTACAGCTCCCCAATATGatcaaaatataaaggaaagctGCCCCAAATTACATGAAATCAAAactttttcatggcttttatCCTGTTCCTGGGCCTTTGGTTGCTCTGAGCTTTCACATAGTTAGGGGAACATGTTTATCAGACCTTCTAGCTTGTCTGGACAGTTTTGTCTGGATTAGGCAAGAGAACCTAATAAGCAGTCTGTCCTTCATGATTTCCCCCCAACCTATCATGTTTTATCTGGCAGGACTCCTTTATGTAATCAAACAAAGGTCTGGTGAAATTCTTAATACTTAGCATTGAAGCAGCAGTATCCCATGTCTTGTGTAGATAATTAAGTAGTCAACAAAACTTCTTAAAGTTCTGGGAATTATTTAACAATGGGTCTTTCTGCCCCATCAGAAGTACTTGTCAgggtagctagatgactcagtggatagaccacCAGAACTGGAAATAGGAGGACCaggtttcaaatctagcttcagaatttcctaactatatgaccctcattgcctagctcttcccaatcttctgccttggaaccaataaggcaaaaggtaagggtttaaataagtACTTGGCAGTTAAGTAAAATTTTTCCCAGCTTCCCAGGCTTATAGCTTTCCTGCATTTGATTAAACAAAAACATGGAGCCAAAAAAACTAAAGTCTTTCTTAGATagtcttgaatgaatgaatatgggTGTAATCACTAGATCCTCCAGGGCAGCCCAAATTAGTGGAATAGAGCATGTCCACGGCGATGGGCAATTTTGTTGAACTGGAGCTGAAGTGGCTGCCCAGTCTGACAGGGCTGGAAACCACCTCCATTGAATTGCTTTGGAACTGTTGGGTTGCCATACATCCCTCTCCAGGTGCCAGTCTCCCTTTTAGACAGGAGCTAATCTCACAACTTTCATCACTGTGCCATGGGTGTtgctgggggtgggaggaatgGGACAAAGAAGGAAGCCATCATGCCTGCCGCCATGCATGTTTTCCTCATGGTCCTAGTTGACTGCACAGGAAGGGGGATACCATTTGGTCCCAGGATCCCCAGCCTTCCCAGTTTCATTGTGCTGCCTTCACATCCCATTACTTTTATCAGGTCAAAATAAGACTTTATCAGATACTTGACAGGTTGTTAGGGTCACGTGCACTGAAGCACTTTGTGAAGTAGGAAAGCAAAGTTCTTCCACCTGAGCCTCCAAACCTCTGAGGAGACACCAGAGGGAGAAAGACCGTGGTCACTGCCTGTTTGGGCTGTATTCTTTGGGTAAAAACCTATGTATGTTCATGAATTACAACTTATTTGTTCTCTTATAATCCTTACAGAATTATATCAGGTTCCAGTTGTCGGAGTGACAGTACCCATCATGTGGTTCTACCTCCTCATGAACATCTTGACTCAGTATCCTTTAGCCTTGGTTGGGCCACTGACCCCTACCTGAGCCTGGCATGGAAGAGGTACCCACACCCTTGTGTTCCTGGACCGCTGGGACATGGCATCATTTTCTTGATACCTTTGCTGTAGGGAACAAGGAGAAAAGGGGCCCTTTCTGAAATCTTGCTGAAAGATATTGcagagtttataaaaaaaaaaaaaaggtagaacagAGCTGCTAATTGTGAGGTCACAGTGAACAAATAAATAGGTGGCGTGACAACTGAtaggaaaagaaacattttttaagggAAATATCTATTTATGGAAGAAGCAGTGAGTGATTTAAGGATTTATATGTATGGTGATTTGGTCATTTGCAATTCTGGGAGGTTATTACTGTCCCAGCATCTTAAAAAGTGGCctgaaatttggaaaaaagaatttgaaaataatgcaaataaattTTAAGTAGTTTTAAAAGTGTGTATTGTAACAAAGCAGGGAGGCTGATTTTGTCTGCTTTGTGGAAATCAGGTTTATGCCTTTGTAGTAATGGGGCATTAAGGAATGTCATGAGATCAAATGATATTGCCATAAACCCTCTCAGAAGGAAACTGAAAGTGCCTTTAGGGATTGGACTAGAATGTTAAAATTGTGTGGGAAGGTTTATCGTTAAGAACAAAGTTTTTAGACACGATTGATTGGATTGGGATTCATAGTTGGAATGGCAGGAATTCTGTCTGATAATGTGCTGAAAAGGTCCTCGTGCCCATTGCCTTACACCCACTATAAAGCAAAGGAGTGTACCAAGGGCCTGCGCCCCCGCTCTCTTGGTCACAGAACCACAAGGAACGTCCTTGACTCGTGCTCTTCAGGTATGCCTGCATCCGAGGGGTGTTCATCCTCACCACAGAGTGCACCTCCCTCACCGTGACTCTCGTCGTGACGCTACGCAAGTTCGTCAGCCTCATCTTCTCCATCCTGTACTTCCAGAACCCGTTCACGCTATGGCACTGGCTGGGCACTCTGTTTGTCTTTGTGGGGACCTTGATGTACACCGAGGTATGGAACAGCCTCGGGATGCCATGGAGGCAGCCCCAGAAAAAGGAGGCCAAGAAGGAGTGAGGGTTGCCCGGGACAGACCCTCCGGTGAGAGTCTGGCCGCCGCCACCCCACGTTCTTTAACGCTTACATACCCCAGCATAGACCCAAATACAGAGCAGGGAATGCTCGTGTCCAGAGAAGTTTAGTATTCCTGATGTTCTGGGCTCACTGATACTTGCTGCTGCTGGACAAAGCATCCATCCTTCCCCCAAATCTGAAGCAGAAAGGAGTAGTTGTGATCTCTTGAGCAGTGTatccatttgtatttttattaaagtgTTCAAGAtacatatttattcaattccaaGGACAAGGACCTAATTTTATACCTGTGGTCTCAGGCAGGATTCCCCTTTTGCACAGTAGCCAGAGCCCCAAGCCCCCCGCTCTATCACCAGCAACAGCAGACCACTCAGACCCTCCTGATACAATCATCCGGAACAGTCAAGTGGTTAATTAACTGAGAACTAGCGATCCGTGGCTGGAGTTCGTGTGGCGGCTGGGAGCCTCAGGGAAAGAGCCTCTTCTTGCCCACTACTAGTTTCATTCATTCCTACCATCCCATCCATCCAGATCGCAGCAGCCCTGAAACAGTCCAGGCGTCCGCCCCGCTGGGTGAGGCCCTGCTCTGGTTCTCCAAGAACCGTCTTTGTGGAAAGGCCACGGGCTATTACCTTTGGCAAAGGGGAGATTCTGTTCAGGGCGGCAGCGAgcgcttgctctggtttggctgctCCTGACTGCAACCTGTTAGGAGAGGAGGTCCGTCCCTTGGGACTCCATTGTATTCAGTCTATTCTAAGGAGCTAGATCAATATGGCATTGGAAGGCCTTTTAATTAGGGAGTATCAACTCTGCTAAGGAATTTTGGTGACGCACACGAAAACCAAAACCAGTCAGGCCACCAATTAGATTTTCACTTGACATAAAGCTACATCAGGTCAAATCATGATTGTATTAAAACCAAAATCTTGTTGCAAAGTATCAGTTAAACATGGCAGATACTATTCTCTTTGCTTTATGGTGTTTCTGTATCTGTTGTCTCTTGTTAGACAATTAAAAATAGTATTTGCCTCTATTCTGATCATAAGTTGAGTTTTTCCTTATTAAAATCATTAGAGTGTCCTTTTGGGCTTGATAAGTCATTTGGTTTGTATTATTGGAAGTTGGAATGAGAGGTTTACAGAAGCCAGACTTCTGCCACTTTGCTCAGCACGTCTCCATTTTCCTAATACAAGGGTCCCTTCACACAATTCTGTTTAATTCCGACATCTTTCAAGGACCTTCTTTGTACAGAGAACTGCACCAGGTTTGGACGATGTAAGCAGGAAGAAGAGCTCCTGCCCTCAGAGGACATACAGTCTATTGGGGCACAGACCAAGGAAACAAGCTGGAGAGCCCTGACAGCCAATAGGGCCGGACAGAGACGGAAATGGAACCTCAGGTCCTTGGCTGCAGAGGGATAGGAAGGAAGGGACAGATCCCAAACTAGGGCAAAGGCACGGAGGCCCTTGAACAGAGGCGGAGGCATGACGCCTTTTCTCTCCAGTTTTTTGTCAGGGCAGAATTATATGTGCAGAGTGACATGTCCGTTTTTAACAGAAATGCCAGTGTGAGTTTCCTGGAACCTTCCCAGAGCATGGGTTGGCTGTGCCGTCCTAAGGAGCAATATTACAAGTTTCTTTCTGTGCTCAGAAATTTCAAGGAAACTTTCAGGAAGGCATTTGacctgcctcactttccttatgtAAAGTGAAGATTTTTGTTTGCTCATCTGAGTCTCTCATGTTGAAATTGAACTCTGATTCTTAACTTGAATGCCTGCCAAATGCCAATAATGTTTGATTCCAAAGGACAGAAAATCAAACACAAGTCCAACCCAAAGAGTTTGAAAAAGAACTATAACAGGAAGTGAAAGTGCTGCGTGTTATTAAATATTCACTTAAAAAGCATTGGTCAGGCCTCTTTAATAGGAACTCTGCTGATTGCATTACTGTCCTGGAGCTATTTTTATGTTTATGAAGGTAAAGACAAAAGCTTGTGTTTTTTGTTTAGACAGGTAGAAGgtacattacttttttttcttttttaaaatccttactttctgtcctagtaacaactcttaagatagAAGGGTAAGAGCTAGCAAATAGCTTAATTAACTTAAGTCcaggtcacaccactaggaagtatttggggtcagatttgaacccaggtctcctaactTTAAGCCtgattgctctatccactgtactacctatacagttttttaaatatttccccctaaattatgtaaaaacaaattttaacatttatttaaagaaatttgagttccaaattctctccctacatttaaaataattaaatcctTGTGATGGGCATTAGATTCAATTTTTGTTGCTGTATGTGTTGCCTTCAATGTGCATACATCATCTGTTTATGGCAATAAGAATGCTACATGTATATGGAAGATAGACTAGAACTTGAGAAGACAATGAAACAAGCCTGCTCAGGAGCAGAATAAGTGAATTGGTGCATGAGATCTCTACTTCTTAGCAATTTGGATCAAGAAATCTATCAGGAAGCAGTTCTAGTATTTTTCTCCCATATCATTTTATTGCTGTCTTTTTTTGgtaatctttattatttttaacctttattagAAGGGCCCAGGAACTACTATGGTAAACATTGGTTCAATTTAATTTGattcagcaaatatttagtgACTACTCCACCTAATGGAACAAGATATGTGCTTTTTCTTTGGGTAATACTGTGTGCAGATACGCTTCACATATAGGGTGATATTGTTTACAAGATGGAATTTAGTGCTAAAAGGCATTTAAAACTCCAAAGCTAGAACAAAGATTAGTAATAAGTGGCATTGATCTGAAaggtacagagagagagagaatgagagagagagagagagagagagagagagagagtgtgtgtgtgtgtgtgtgtgtgtgtgtgtgtgaatgccAAATCCAGCAACAATTTGACAAGTCTACTGAACTAAACATAAAAGTGTTAATGATGCTTATTTGTACCTAACTCAGTTCCTGGCTGCGTTTCATTTACTAGTCTTGTCATCCATTAAATGctatatcttttttcatttctttaattgatTCATATTTCTTTCAGTTGGGAACTCACATTGGCTCTTTCATTCAACTAAAACCACCATTATTTGTACCCAGGCTATGTGTATTTATGGAAAACTCATAGATTCTAAAGGCTCTAACACAATCCAACTAGGGTGTGTGtctttgtattttcctttattttccccaATAATTTGGAGCAAGGTGCTACAATGCTCCCATTCGGTCAGCAGTGAAAACTAAGAGTTAAGCTGGTCTTTCCAGGACTTTGCACATATAGTAAATCCTTtgtagtcatttttattttattttattttttaaacccttgccttacaacttagaatcaatactgtatattggttctaaggcagaagagtggtaaaggctaggcaatgggggttaagtgacttgcccagggttacacaggaagtatcagaggtcagatttgaacctaggacctcccatctctgggcctggctctcaatccactgagccacccagctgcctcccctgtagtctttttttttttttttaaggactacAGTAGCATCCTTTGGTCACCTTTTTATATGCCCCTGCTCTCCTGCCCACCTgttacaatatttctttttctctgccaaTCTAATCTCTCTGCTACTACCAACCTCTGCTTTTCTGCTACTGATTTATTTGTGTATCCTTTTCTCTTAATAACCCATATAATCTAGCAACAGTTTACCCAACTATTTATTGTGATTGTGTGTATGGGTGTTTTCCATTGAATGTTTCTATTTAGGTGAAGCTATGTATTGTGTTTGAGTGGATATAACTGTATGGGTGAAAGTTGATATGAGAAGAGTATGGTATATTTTGGGTGAGAATATGTTTGGGAAGAGTGAATAAGAGGATGAgggtaaatatatacatatatatttatacatgtggGCATGTTTTGCCATTGGGTCTAACACTAGGGATGTGCATCACCGTAAGTCCTCTTCCCTTCCTGAACTACCCAGAAGTTTTCCAATACCGTTTCCATTTGAGAAGCAGTGGCTCTCCCATCCTAGCTAAGCActctatttttaataattacctaCCTGCCTCCCCAACAATGTCAGCTGGGAATAGGGATCAGAGACCACTCTCATTTGTTTCACGTTTAACTTCTGAACCAGTGAACTGGCCCTAAACCAACGCTATCGATGTATCTATTGATGTTGTATATTCAGAGATGAACAACTCGGTATATCGAAGAACTATTGTTAAAAGCTTGAACAGAGGCACACGTGCACATTTTGAAGAACCACCTCAGAAAGATCTGAAAGATTATGAATTGAGGTTGTGTTTTTTCGTTTATTTGAAATTAAGTTCAAGTATACATTTTTTGAGAGCCTAAAGAATCTAATTGCTCCTTAATGATAATCTATCATTAGACTGAGAAAAGGAGTTTTAGCACAAATAGAAATTGAATTTCCTGACTGTTGACATGCACGTATGCACGGAGGGGAAGGTTTTGGAAATGTCTGATGACACATTCAGTGAATTCCCTCATTTGGTGAATGACATGGGCAGAATAATTTGAGTTGCGCCTGAGGTTTGTGATTAGTTCCTCAACATTTGTTTGACAGTTTCCTCACATGGCATCGCAGACCAGTATGGTGGAGACGTTATGTTCTCTTTGCTAGTATCCTTCCATGGTTTTCCAGAGCTCTACTAATAGCTTTTATTTCAATTCTGATTGTGTTGCCattatttgggggttttttaaGTGATAAATTTCTTACTGgtgtttattgctttttttttaatccttaccttctctcttttttttttctaaaagtcctgaccttctgtcttagaatcaatactgcgtgttggttctaaggcagaatagtggtaagatctaggcaataggggctaagtgacttgctaggtcacacagcttagaagcatcaggccacatttgaacccaggacctcccgtctttggtcctggctctcaatccac belongs to Gracilinanus agilis isolate LMUSP501 chromosome 5, AgileGrace, whole genome shotgun sequence and includes:
- the SLC35B4 gene encoding UDP-xylose and UDP-N-acetylglucosamine transporter; this encodes MHPACAVGLVFAGCCCNVIFLELLARRHPGCGNIVTFAQFLFIAMEGFIFEANLGRKRPAIPIRYYAIMVTMFFTVSVVNNYALNLNIAMPLHMIFRSGSLIANMILGIIILKKRYSVSKYTSIALVSMGIFICTLMSAKQVASQSSLNENDGFQAFAWWLLGISALTFALLMSARMGIFQETLYKQFGKHSKEALFYNHALPLPGFIFLASDIYDHALLFNKSELYQVPVVGVTVPIMWFYLLMNILTQYACIRGVFILTTECTSLTVTLVVTLRKFVSLIFSILYFQNPFTLWHWLGTLFVFVGTLMYTEVWNSLGMPWRQPQKKEAKKE